Genomic window ([Empedobacter] haloabium):
CGTCACGTCCACCTACGCGCACCACATCCACCCCTGCAAGGGCTGCGCCTCGACGGCGATGCCGCTGTGCCACTGGCCGTGCAGCTGCTATCCGAACCACAGCCTGAACCAGGTGAACGACTGGATGAACGAGATCTACGAGCGCTGGGTGGCGGCGCATGGCGTGCTGATCGTGGCGCCGACCTACTGGTACCAGTCGCCCGCGCCGCTGAAGCTGATGATCGACCGCCTGGTCTGCGCCGACGGCGGCAATCCCGATCCGTCCAGCACGCACGGCAAGAAGGCCGCCGAAGCGAAGGCGCTGGAGCTGGCCGGCTGGGACTACCCGAAGCACCTGGCCGGGCGCGCCTACGGCGTGGTGGTGCATGGCGACGTGGCGGGCATCGAGAGCCAGCGCCGCAACCTGTGCGACTGGCTGGACTGGATGGGCCTCGTCAAGGCCAGCCCGCAGGGCGCCTTCGACCGCTACGTGGGCTATTACGAGTCGTATGCGGACAGTCACCGCAGCCTCGACGAGGATGCGGACCTGCAGGAAGAGGTACGCAACGCCGCCCGCGCGCTCGCGCAGGCGGTCCAGGACCTGCGCGCGGGCCGGGCACCCCAGGCCGACCGGCACCTGCGCAAGCCGCGGCCGAAATAGCCGCGGCCATCGGCTACCACCAGCTGACGATGCTGGCGATCTCGCGAATCACGCTGGTCAGCACCTTGATGCTGACCTTGGTCTCCTCAAGCGCGCCCGCCATGTCGGCCGTGAACTCCAGGGCGACGACGTCCAGTGTCTTCATGATGCCTCCTCTTCAGTGGTTGAGTGGATGGTTGCCGCGCCCTGCCACAGGGCACGCGCCAGCGGATCGCGCAGCATGCGCGCACGGGTGGCGGCGCCCGGCGCGGTGCTGCCGGGCAGCGCCGCCAGCACTTCGCCGGCCGCGACCCGGGTGCGACTGCACGGATGGCTCTCGGCGATCCGCCGCAGCAGTGCCGGCGTGTGCTCGCCATGCCAGTGACGCGCGAAGCCCAGCGCGTCGACCCGCTTGTGCGAGACCGAGGCGACATAGTCGCGGATGACGCCCCGCTCGACGTCGAAATAGAACTGGTTGCTCAGGCCGGCATCCGGCGGGGTCAGCATCAGGTTGAGCGAGGCCGACGGCGCGGCCGGCGGCAGCTGCCGGTGCACGTCCTTGCCGGCCTCGAACAGCAGCACGGTGCGCGCGTCCAGCGTGTGGCGGCCCTGGTACGTCAGCGCGACGGACTCACCCGGGTAGCCCGTCACCTGTGCGGCCTCGTAGCTGTACAGATCCGTCTCGTAGCCGGGCCCCGCGTAGTTCGCCGTGATGAAGGAAAAGTTATGGTCGTGGTAGTCGAAATACGACAGCACGTCGGCCAGGATGGCGCGCCGGCGCGGGTCGGCCGGCAGCAACGGCCACAGGTTGATGCGGATGGCAAACGGTCCCGCGCTGGCCACGTGGCACGACTGCGAACTGTAGAAATGCGTCGGCCCGTGGCCGCGGTTGGCCAGGCCATGCCGGATGCAACGCTGCAGCAGGGAGCGGTCGCCCGCCAGCGCGTGCAGCGGTGCGGCCAGCACCATCAGCGATCGGGGTTCGCGCGGGTCCACTTCGCGCCGGGCCTGCTCCAGCAGGGCCATCACGCCGGGGCTGGCGCCGCGCTTGTCGAAGCATCGGATCAGCATACGACCTCCGTCCCAGCCAGGCGGTCCAGCGTGCGCCGGGCGGCCGTGCGCACGAAACGGTGGCTGTCGCCGGCCGCGAGCGACCGGACGATGGCGAGCGCGGCAGCGCCGTCGTGGCGCCCCAATGCGGCCACGGCAGCCCAGCGCACGTGATGGTCGGGATGTCTTGTCAGGTCCACTACCGCGTCCAGCGGATAGTCGGGCGTACCCGGCTCGAGCAGTTCCAGCATCACGCACAGCACGGAATGATCCTCGGATGCCATGCTGGCCCCGAGCGGGCGCAGGGTCTCGCGGTGGAACGAAACGATCTGCGCATTCACCGGTGCGCTGGCCAGCGCGATCCACGTCACGCCCTGCCCTTCCGGCAGCACGGGGAAGCGATGGCGCGCGTCGACATGGATCACGCTGCCGTCGACGTAGCGTTCCGTGCCGTCTTGGCGGATGGCCAGCGTGGCGTCGAAGACGTCGAACGAGGCACCAGGCGCCAGGCAGAACCAGTCCACCGTGACCGGGCCGCCGCCACGCACCATGACCAGCGTGTTGGACGGATAGTTCACCAGCGTATCGCGCCATGGCTCCCGTGCCAGCGACGTGACGTCGGCCCGGTCCTTGATGACCCGCAGCGACAGCGCTGGCGTATGGCACAGCAACAGCATGTCGACCTGGACGCAGGGATCGCCGCCATGCATGGCGCCAGTCAGGACGCGCCTCAGGTAACGATCCATCAGCTCTTCCAGCAGTCCAGGTCGGGCAAACAATGCTCGCATCGGTTCTGCCAGGCTGGCGAGTTGGCCGGGGCCATGCAGCTGCAGGGCAGCCTGCGCCTGCCGGACGAACGCGCGGATGGGATCCGGCGCCCATTGCATCACGATGGGAGTGCTCATCTTTGGCTCCTTGCTTGGCGGGTTGCCGAGGCAGTTTAGGAGCCGGCCGGCGGCGCTGGCTGATCTCGCGCAATCGACGTTCATCTTGCGCCGCGTCATTGTCCCGTAGAAAAAGCGGCAAACTCCGGCCCATGTAATCCCTTTCTTACAAGGCAACGGGATGAGTGCTGCTACTCAGCATCGTGACAGGCCAGCATACTCGTTATATGGATGACAACGCTGCGCCCCGTTGCGGCGCGGCCCGGACAGATAAGAGACCTCATGCAAACGACCGCCCTCGCCCAGTGCCCCAGCGCCAGCGCGCCCACCCTCGGCACCGATGCCGCCAAGCCCGTGTACGACCGTCTCGCGTTGATGGAAGATCGCCCGCTCGCCGCGCGCTACCTGGAGGCGCGGCTGGCCGAAGCCGCGGCGCTGCCGTCCGACCTGCCCGACTCGCTGGACGAGATGGCCGGCTGGATCGCCCGCCACACGGATGCGGTGGGCAGCGAGTACCGGACTTACCTGGCCGAGCGCAAGGCTGGCGCGCCGCGCCGCTATTTCCACACCAAGGCGCAGGCGCTGTACTTCCTGAAGGCCGTGGCGCCGACCAAGCTGGTGGACGGTGCCTGGCTGTACGGCGTGCTGCAGCGCTGGGACGATGAGGACTTCCGCCCGCTGATCCGCATCTACCTGGAGGAACTGGGCAACGGCGTGCCCGACAAGAACCACGTGCTGATCTACCGTAAGCTGCTGGCGCAGCACGGCTGCGAGCACTGGCAGGACCTGGCGGACACGCACTTCACGCAGGGTGCCATACAGCTGGCATTGGCGCAGAGCGCGGAAAGCTTCCTGCCGGAGCTGATCGGCTATAACCTGGGCTACGAGCAGCTGCCGCTGCACCTGCTCATCACGTCCTACGAGCTCAATGAACTGGGCATCGATCCGTACTACTTCACCCTGCACGTCACGGTGGACAACGCCGCCACCGGCCACGCCCACACCGCGCTGGAAAGCCTGAAGCAGATCATGCCGCGCGTCGGCGACGCCGCCGACTTCCTGCGCCGCGTGGCCGCCGGCTTCCGCCTGAACGACCTGGGCGTCGGCACCACCCAGGCCATCGCTTCGTTCGACCTGGAGCGCGAGACGGTGGCGATGCTGGCCGCGAAAGCCACGGTCGGCAAGAACATGCACTCGGACTACTGCCGCGTGGCGGGCCGCACCGTCAACGACTGGCTGGCCGAGCCCGCCCAGATTCCACAGTTCCTGGAAAAGCTGGAGGCCCAGGGCTGGATCCGCCGCGGCGAGCCGGCCGAGAACAGCCGCTTCTGGAAACTGATCCACGGCGAGCGCGCCGAGATGTTCGGCGTGTTCAGCCCGTACGAACAGCAGCTGCTGCAGGACTGGATCGCCACGCCCCGCGCCGGCGCCCAGCAGGCCGCCAGCGAAACGGCGACGGCCGCGCCGCGCGTGCTGAGCCATCGCGCCATGCTGCGCAGCATGGAGTCGCTCAACCAGGGCACGGCCCCGCGCAGCGGCGCGCCGCGTGGCCTGATCCGCTATCGCTTCCCGGAAGACGAGCATGCGTGGGAAACCATCGGCTGCGAACTGCGGCTGCTGGAAGCGCGCCTGGCGGCCACGGCCAGCAAGGATGAAGCGATGGACCTGCTGGTGGGCCTGATGGCGCCCGACCGGCACCACACCTCCGCTGGCCTGATGGCCACGCGCGTGTTCAGTCGCCTGTACGGCTGAACCATACGGGGCGGCGTTGCCGCCCGGGCCTTGCCACGAACCTGTCGCCGCGCCGCGCGCGGCACCCTTGCCGGCCCTGCCGGTTTTTTCGTCAACGAATGAGGCCTCCCATGATGAATGCCACCGCCAGCACCGCCGAGCAGGCCGGGCCACGAGAGGCCGGGCCACGAGAGGCCGCGCCACGAGAGGCCGCGCCGCGCCCGGCCGCTTCGCCCTCCTCACCAGCGCGCCCGGAGCCGCAGTCACGCGCGCTGGTCGAGCTGGGGCAAGCGCTGCAGGCCGCCGGTTACCGCTTCACGACGGTGACACCCGCCACGCACAGCCGCGTCAAGGCCCGCACCGATCACGTGTGGGCGCGCGACCTGGCCGACGTGTTCGGCTGGAGCCGGCCGTTCCAGGCGGACGCCGTGCCGGCCGCCGTCCTGCGCCTGATGCAGGCCGCCGGCATCGCCCAGCCGCACCGCGACGGCTGGCGCTCGACCCTGCGCGCCAGCACGCTGGACGGGCAGCTGTATTTCCACTCCGCCTACCCCACCAGCGATGCCGACGCCGTCTTCTTCGGTCCGGACACCTACCGCTTCGGCCGTGCGCTGCGGCGCGAGCTGGCGGACCTGCAGGCGGCTGGCCGCCCCGTCCGGCGCGCCGCCGACGTGGGTGCGGGCGCCGGGCCCGGCGCGGTCATTGTCGCCCTGGCCTGTCCGCAGGCCGAGGTGCTGGCCCTGGACATCAACGACAAGGCAATGCGGCTGGCGCGCGTCAACATGGAGCTGGCCGGGCTGGCCAACGTGGACGTGCGCCGCAGCGACCTGCTGAACGACATCGACGGCGAGTTCGACCTGATCGTGTCGAACCCGCCCTACCTGCTCGATCCGTCCGAGCGGGCGTACCGCCATGGCGGCGGCGAGCTGGGCGCCGGGCTGTCGCTCGCCCTGGTCAAACAAGCCGCAACCAGGCTGGCGCCAGGCGGCTCGCTGCTGCTGTACACGGGCGTGGCGATGCGCCACAACCGCGATCCGTTCCTGCAGGCGGTCACGCCGCTGCTGGCCGGGCTGACGTGGACCTACGAGGAAATCGACCCGGACGTATTCGGCGAAGAGCTCGACACGCCGGCCTACCAGGACAGCGACCGCATCGCGGCGGTATGGCTCAAGGCCACCCGGCCGCAGCACTGAACCCATTTACCGAGCCAATATGCAACCGAACCAGACCACCGAGCCGATGGTGCTCGTACACGGCGGCGCCGGCGGCAGCCGCGACCAGGACGACGGCTGCCGGCTGGCGGCCAACGACGGGATGGACCGCCTGCGCGGCGGCGGCACGGCGCTGGACGCCGCCGTCGCGGCGGTCGTCGCCATGGAGGACGACGGCCGCTACAACGCCGGCAGCGGCTCCGTGCTGTGCCTGGACGGCCAGACCGTCGAGATGGACGCCGCCATCATGGATACGCAAGGGGCCCTGGGCGCCGTCGCCTGCATCCGGCGCGTGAAGAATCCCGTGCTGGTGGCCCAGGCCGTGGCGCGCACGCCGCACTGGCTGCTGGCCGGCGAAGGCGCCGAGCGCTTCGCCCGCAGCGCCGGCTTCGCCAGTCACCACGCGATCAGCCAA
Coding sequences:
- a CDS encoding flavodoxin family protein: MTHDKTAPEVRTGQAPGKLARNEFHLKFVANFSDPRYEPLREDIARLEEVAWQNYQDSRKAPVTQKAGAGFADPAYDLSVEWKAARDRLLAAEAAQKDPRTPARVLLICGSSRNDGTCPGEMSKSYRMVEWARTALETSGVQADVLDLSLVTSTYAHHIHPCKGCASTAMPLCHWPCSCYPNHSLNQVNDWMNEIYERWVAAHGVLIVAPTYWYQSPAPLKLMIDRLVCADGGNPDPSSTHGKKAAEAKALELAGWDYPKHLAGRAYGVVVHGDVAGIESQRRNLCDWLDWMGLVKASPQGAFDRYVGYYESYADSHRSLDEDADLQEEVRNAARALAQAVQDLRAGRAPQADRHLRKPRPK
- a CDS encoding HEAT repeat domain-containing protein; the protein is MSTPIVMQWAPDPIRAFVRQAQAALQLHGPGQLASLAEPMRALFARPGLLEELMDRYLRRVLTGAMHGGDPCVQVDMLLLCHTPALSLRVIKDRADVTSLAREPWRDTLVNYPSNTLVMVRGGGPVTVDWFCLAPGASFDVFDATLAIRQDGTERYVDGSVIHVDARHRFPVLPEGQGVTWIALASAPVNAQIVSFHRETLRPLGASMASEDHSVLCVMLELLEPGTPDYPLDAVVDLTRHPDHHVRWAAVAALGRHDGAAALAIVRSLAAGDSHRFVRTAARRTLDRLAGTEVVC
- a CDS encoding iron-containing redox enzyme family protein; the encoded protein is MQTTALAQCPSASAPTLGTDAAKPVYDRLALMEDRPLAARYLEARLAEAAALPSDLPDSLDEMAGWIARHTDAVGSEYRTYLAERKAGAPRRYFHTKAQALYFLKAVAPTKLVDGAWLYGVLQRWDDEDFRPLIRIYLEELGNGVPDKNHVLIYRKLLAQHGCEHWQDLADTHFTQGAIQLALAQSAESFLPELIGYNLGYEQLPLHLLITSYELNELGIDPYYFTLHVTVDNAATGHAHTALESLKQIMPRVGDAADFLRRVAAGFRLNDLGVGTTQAIASFDLERETVAMLAAKATVGKNMHSDYCRVAGRTVNDWLAEPAQIPQFLEKLEAQGWIRRGEPAENSRFWKLIHGERAEMFGVFSPYEQQLLQDWIATPRAGAQQAASETATAAPRVLSHRAMLRSMESLNQGTAPRSGAPRGLIRYRFPEDEHAWETIGCELRLLEARLAATASKDEAMDLLVGLMAPDRHHTSAGLMATRVFSRLYG
- a CDS encoding class I SAM-dependent methyltransferase, yielding MMNATASTAEQAGPREAGPREAAPREAAPRPAASPSSPARPEPQSRALVELGQALQAAGYRFTTVTPATHSRVKARTDHVWARDLADVFGWSRPFQADAVPAAVLRLMQAAGIAQPHRDGWRSTLRASTLDGQLYFHSAYPTSDADAVFFGPDTYRFGRALRRELADLQAAGRPVRRAADVGAGAGPGAVIVALACPQAEVLALDINDKAMRLARVNMELAGLANVDVRRSDLLNDIDGEFDLIVSNPPYLLDPSERAYRHGGGELGAGLSLALVKQAATRLAPGGSLLLYTGVAMRHNRDPFLQAVTPLLAGLTWTYEEIDPDVFGEELDTPAYQDSDRIAAVWLKATRPQH